The following proteins are co-located in the Plasmodium brasilianum strain Bolivian I chromosome 11, whole genome shotgun sequence genome:
- a CDS encoding ATP-dependent RNA helicase SUV3, which yields MLRCFNKFHFNCARDINSKHRGIINCMKGLMNYAGQANEYFEKINEEYKNAQRLIPLNENETLKIRNLLIKITNEKGLLNKIAQLYSIPLFFLMDNDVRNNFLKCLSEDTTHSYELRELLMNEFNSEGGNNNYNNFYIKNNSVLKNGTEMESLECKKDDIIKKEEIRYGKIFTIFQNFIKKYYYKQWIFYEHVRKICDFTEVNEFIKKRKTTRKLYLYVGPTNSGKTYEAFTKLIQSKNGLYCAPLRLLAWEIHKKLIKLNKVVNLLTGQEIAKKKDNSHTVCTIEMTPLNKNYDCAIIDEIQMINDSIRGYAWTNVLINLKCEKIYLCGSEYIVHLIKNLSDILNDQLIIKRFNRLTKLELQEHTENLENLKTGDCIITFSRSNIMLLKKKCEQLKKRVFIIYGSLPPETKKKQIELFNNYCNLGKEDKEVGNSSMDTRITTLNGRNKDMLNEKDYSDKETILIATDVIGMGLNISIKRILFYSLKKYDGDNLRYLSISEILQISGRAGRYDEKCTEKIVGYITCVHLEDLNMLRNIFKNRNLCHLTGNEQVERRKNISTVDRTEFSNEINEDFSQPYKYIYNGTCTYLSSVLNIVCRQNNHELCTSSVTSVSNGRMKHDAPAKVRIESNTNDDNRDYAANNYDNVANNYDGDTNYDGRSFLHKNERSVPLRAGYFPDFGTIENLGRILEYEHKANIQLHEILEILVDYLKLNDYFFLTKNYNQMIFIAKFLKHINMEKRILFIYTLAPININNVIILNVMKTFSMCHSILGYVDFFECVDRDVLPTLSEEQNFKSETNHYDEDMMGKVPLLVGNDTIVNNSTVLVDTDSENVNINQISIECIRSKRISSERVSSERIISKRISSEHVISEHIYNDHIKNEQINNCNNPHNNLPAFGVRFPLNTPSKDGQPLSSCSSGDNYYTNIGFDEYTKVLEVYYEIIDLFCWLHTKFPNIYKNINLVNDEKNKVSTEIIHMLTKC from the coding sequence ATGCTAAGATGTTTTAACAAATTTCACTTCAACTGTGCAAGAGATATTAACAGCAAACATCGGGGGATCATTAACTGTATGAAGGGGCTTATGAATTATGCTGGGCAAGCGAAcgaatattttgaaaaaataaacgagGAGTACAAAAATGCACAACGGCTTATTCcgttaaatgaaaatgagacattaaaaataagaaatttgttaattaaaattacaaatgaaaaagggTTACTTAACAAAATTGCACAGTTGTATAGcattcctttattttttttaatggaCAATGATGTtcgaaataattttttgaaatgtcTCAGTGAAGATACTACTCATTCCTATGAGTTAAGAGAGTTGCTTATGAACGAATTTAACAGCGAAggtggtaataataattataataacttctatattaaaaataatagtgttttaaaaaatggaactGAAATGGAAAGTTTAGAATGTAAAAAagatgatataataaaaaaggaggaaattcgttatggaaaaattttcaccatttttcaaaattttataaaaaaatactactACAAACAATggattttttatgaacatgtaagaaaaatatgtgaTTTTACAGAAgtaaatgaatttataaaaaaaaggaaaacaacaaggaaattatatttatatgttggTCCAACGAATAGTGGTAAGACATATGAAGCTTTTACCAAATTAATTCAGTCAAAAAATGGGTTATATTGTGCCCCTTTAAGATTGCTAGCATGGgaaatacacaaaaaattaataaaattaaataaagttgtaaatttattaacaGGTCAGGAAAtagccaaaaaaaaagacaattCACATACAGTTTGTACAATTGAAATGACtcctttaaataaaaattatgattgTGCAATTATTGATGAAATTCAAATGATTAATGATAGCATCCGAGGATATGCTTGGACAAATGTAttgataaatttaaaatgtgaaaagatatatttatgtggTAGTGAATATATTGTAcacttaattaaaaatttatctgatatattaaatgatcaattaattataaaacgATTTAATCGATTAACCAAATTGGAGTTACAGGAGCATAcagaaaatttagaaaatctTAAAACAGGTGATTGTATAATAACATTTTCAAGAAGCaatattatgttattaaaaaaaaagtgtgaacaattaaaaaaaagagtttttattatttatgggTCTTTACCCCCAGAAACTAAGAAGAAACAAATAGAGTTGTTTAACAATTATTGTAACTTAGGTAAAGAAGATAAGGAAGTAGGAAACAGCTCAATGGATACTAGGATAACTACTTTAAATGGTAGAAATAAAGACATGCTTAATGAAAAAGATTATAGTGATAAGGAAACTATTTTAATTGCTACAGATGTTATAGGTATGGGTCTGAATATTAGCATAAAGaggatattattttattctttgaaaaaatatgatggAGATAATTTAAGGTATTTAAGTATTTCTGAAATTTTGCAAATATCAGGAAGAGCTGGTAGGTATGATGAAAAGTGCACAGAAAAAATAGTTGGTTATATAACTTGTGTGCATTTAGAGGACCTAAACAtgttaagaaatatttttaaaaatagaaatctTTGCCATTTAACTGGGAATGAACAAGTagaaagaagaaagaatATTTCAACTGTCGATCGTACCGAATTTTCAAACGAGATAAATGAAGATTTTAGCCAAccttacaaatatatttataatggcACGTGCACTTATCTTAGCAGTGTGTTAAACATAGTGTGTCGTCAAAACAACCACGAGTTATGTACTTCCTCTGTAACATCAGTCAGCAACGGGCGTATGAAACATGATGCACCTGCAAAGGTCAGAATTGAATCAAACACAAACGATGATAATAGAGATTATGCTGCTAATAATTACGATAATGTTGCTAATAATTATGATGGTGATACTAATTACGATGGGCGAAGCTTCTTACACAAAAACGAACGTAGCGTACCGTTACGTGCAGGATATTTTCCCGATTTTGGTACTATCGAAAATTTAGGAAGAATATTAGAATATGAACACAAGGCAAACATACAATTACATGAAATATTGGAAATACTAGTTGATTATTTAAAGttaaatgattatttttttttaaccaaaaattataaccaaatgatatttattgctaaatttttaaaacatataaatatggaaaaacgaattttgtttatatataccttAGCTcctattaatataaataatgtaattattttaaatgtaatgaAAACATTTTCTATGTGTCATAGTATACTTGGGTATGTTGATTTTTTTGAATGTGTAGATCGCGATGTCCTACCTACACTATCTGAggaacaaaattttaaaagtgaAACTAATCATTATGATGAAGATATGATGGGAAAGGTACCCTTACTTGTGGGAAACGATACCATTGTCAATAATTCTACTGTTTTGGTCGACACGGATAGCGAAAATGTAAACATCAACCAGATAAGCATCGAATGCATACGAAGTAAACGTATAAGCAGCGAACGTGTAAGCAGCGAACGTATAATAAGTAAACGTATAAGCAGTGAACATGTAATAAGTGAACACATATACAATGATCATATAAagaatgaacaaataaataactgCAACAATCCACATAACAATCTCCCTGCGTTTGGTGTCAGATTCCCATTAAACACGCCCTCAAAAGATGGTCAACCCCTAAGTAGTTGTTCTTCAGGGGATAATTACTATACCAACATAGGTTTTGACGAGTATACCAAAGTATTAGAAGTTTACTATGAAATAATTGATTTATTCTGCTGGTTGCATACAAAATttcctaatatatataaaaatataaatttagtaaacgacgaaaaaaataaagtttctACTGAAATTATTCACATGTTAACAAAATGTTAA